The following proteins come from a genomic window of Sphingobium cloacae:
- a CDS encoding NADH-quinone oxidoreductase subunit D, whose amino-acid sequence MMSTYLEELDHVTDAADPTLGDTEIQNYTINFGPQHPAAHGVLRLVMELDGEIVERCDPHVGLLHRGTEKLIEYKTYLQALPYFDRLDYCSPLGMEHSYVLAIEKLLNLEVPLRAQYLRVFFAELTRICNHMLNLGSHVMDVGAMTPNLWLFEIREDCLNFFERASGARMHSAWFRPGGVHQDVPLKLLTDIADWLDTRLPRLFEDAISLVADNRIFKQRNVDIAVVSKEDALKWGFSGPMIRGSGIPWDIRKSQPYDVYDRMEFDVPVGTNFDCYDRFMVRVEEVRQSARIMKQCLNEMPEGPIASFDRKVSPPKRGEMKQSMEALIHHFKLYTEGFHVPAGEVYVATESPKGEFGVYLVADGSNKPYRCKIRPTAFSHLQAMDFMLKGHMLADTTAVLGAMDIVFGECDR is encoded by the coding sequence CTGATGTCCACTTATCTGGAAGAACTGGATCATGTCACCGACGCGGCGGACCCGACGCTGGGCGACACGGAGATTCAGAACTACACGATCAACTTCGGTCCGCAGCATCCGGCGGCGCACGGCGTGCTGCGCCTCGTCATGGAACTGGACGGCGAGATCGTGGAGCGGTGCGACCCGCATGTCGGCCTGCTCCATCGCGGCACCGAAAAACTGATCGAATATAAGACCTATTTGCAGGCGCTGCCCTATTTCGACCGGCTGGATTATTGCTCGCCGCTCGGCATGGAGCATAGCTATGTGCTGGCGATCGAGAAGCTGCTGAACCTGGAAGTGCCGCTGCGCGCGCAATATCTGCGCGTGTTCTTCGCGGAGCTGACGCGCATCTGCAATCACATGCTGAACCTCGGTTCGCACGTCATGGACGTGGGCGCGATGACGCCCAACCTGTGGCTGTTCGAGATTCGCGAGGACTGCCTCAACTTCTTCGAGCGGGCTTCGGGCGCGCGGATGCACTCGGCCTGGTTCCGGCCGGGCGGCGTGCATCAGGATGTGCCCCTGAAGCTGCTGACCGACATCGCTGACTGGCTCGACACGCGCCTGCCGCGTCTGTTCGAGGACGCGATCAGCCTTGTCGCGGACAACCGCATCTTCAAGCAGCGCAATGTCGACATCGCCGTGGTCAGCAAGGAGGACGCGCTGAAATGGGGCTTCTCCGGGCCGATGATCCGTGGCTCCGGCATTCCCTGGGACATCCGCAAGTCGCAGCCCTATGACGTCTACGACCGGATGGAGTTCGACGTGCCGGTGGGCACCAATTTCGACTGCTACGACCGCTTCATGGTCCGCGTCGAGGAGGTCCGCCAGTCCGCGCGGATCATGAAGCAGTGCCTCAACGAGATGCCCGAAGGGCCGATCGCCAGCTTCGACCGCAAGGTTTCCCCGCCCAAGCGCGGCGAGATGAAGCAGTCGATGGAGGCGCTGATCCACCATTTCAAGCTCTATACCGAAGGCTTCCACGTACCCGCGGGCGAAGTCTATGTGGCGACGGAAAGCCCCAAGGGCGAGTTCGGCGTCTATCTGGTCGCGGACGGCAGCAACAAGCCTTACCGCTGCAAGATCCGCCCGACCGCCTTCTCGCACCTGCAGGCGATGGATTTCATGTTGAAGGGCCACATGCTGGCCGACACCACCGCCGTGCTGGGCGCGATGGACATCGTGTTTGGAGAATGTGACCGCTAA
- a CDS encoding NADH-quinone oxidoreductase subunit C, with protein MGHSAPKIAAIPGIAEEIAGLLGDMLVETVDHADELSFTVVREKLADAMEVLRARAHYQQLMEVAGVDYPDRAERFEVCYHLLSVTRNHRIRVKVSTDENIPVPTVTHIWPVAGWLEREVFDMYGVVFSGNTDLRRILTDYGFKGHPQRKDFPLTGYVELRYSEEDKRVVYEPVKLAQDFRSFDFMSPWEGAQYVLPGDEKAPQAPGAPSPAPAPPPPSAAPKGEPKGDTPKTTDKPGQSGAGEPVDSKANEKSAGAPAKPEAHSDEGKGAAKPEDKA; from the coding sequence ATGGGACATTCCGCTCCGAAGATCGCGGCCATCCCCGGCATCGCGGAAGAGATTGCCGGGCTGCTGGGCGACATGCTGGTCGAAACCGTCGACCATGCCGACGAACTGAGCTTCACCGTGGTCCGCGAAAAGCTGGCCGACGCGATGGAAGTGCTGCGCGCCCGCGCGCACTATCAGCAGCTCATGGAAGTGGCGGGCGTCGATTATCCCGACCGCGCCGAGCGGTTCGAGGTCTGCTATCACCTACTTAGCGTCACGCGGAACCACCGCATCCGCGTCAAGGTTTCGACCGACGAGAATATCCCGGTCCCCACCGTCACGCATATCTGGCCCGTCGCGGGCTGGCTGGAGCGCGAGGTGTTCGACATGTATGGCGTGGTCTTCTCCGGCAATACGGACCTGCGCCGCATCCTGACCGACTATGGCTTCAAGGGGCATCCGCAGCGCAAGGACTTCCCGCTGACCGGCTATGTCGAACTGCGCTATTCCGAGGAGGACAAGCGCGTCGTCTATGAGCCGGTGAAACTGGCGCAGGATTTCCGCAGCTTCGACTTCATGAGCCCGTGGGAAGGCGCGCAATATGTGCTGCCGGGCGATGAGAAGGCTCCGCAGGCCCCCGGCGCTCCATCGCCCGCGCCTGCTCCGCCGCCGCCGTCCGCCGCGCCCAAGGGCGAGCCGAAGGGCGACACGCCCAAGACGACCGACAAGCCGGGCCAGAGCGGCGCGGGCGAACCCGTCGACAGCAAGGCGAACGAAAAATCGGCCGGCGCGCCGGCGAAACCGGAAGCGCATAGCGACGAAGGCAAGGGTGCCGCCAAACCGGAGGACAAGGCCTGA
- a CDS encoding NuoB/complex I 20 kDa subunit family protein — MGVELDRPIPGTMPPVGTQPDRDFFNALNAEVSDKGFLVTSTEELFTWARTGSLWWMTFGLACCAVEMIHVNMPRYDMERFGAAPRASPRQSDVMIVAGTLCNKMAPALRKVYDQMSEPKYVISMGSCANGGGYYHYSYSVVRGCDRIVPVDIYVPGCPPTAEALLYGVMQLQRKIRRIGTFER, encoded by the coding sequence TTGGGAGTAGAACTTGACCGTCCCATCCCCGGCACCATGCCGCCGGTGGGAACACAGCCTGACCGGGATTTCTTCAACGCGCTGAACGCAGAAGTCAGCGACAAGGGTTTCCTCGTCACCTCCACGGAGGAACTGTTCACCTGGGCGCGCACCGGCTCGCTCTGGTGGATGACCTTCGGCCTCGCCTGCTGCGCAGTGGAGATGATCCACGTCAACATGCCGCGCTACGACATGGAGCGTTTCGGCGCGGCCCCGCGCGCGTCCCCGCGCCAGTCGGACGTGATGATCGTCGCGGGCACGCTCTGCAACAAGATGGCTCCCGCGTTGCGGAAGGTTTACGACCAGATGTCGGAACCGAAATATGTGATTTCCATGGGCTCCTGCGCGAACGGCGGCGGCTATTATCACTATAGCTATTCGGTGGTGCGCGGCTGCGACCGGATTGTGCCGGTGGACATCTACGTCCCCGGTTGCCCGCCGACCGCCGAGGCGCTGCTCTATGGCGTGATGCAGTTGCAGCGGAAGATCCGCCGCATTGGGACATTTGAGCGTTGA
- a CDS encoding NADH-quinone oxidoreductase subunit A, translated as MVDLAQYLPILIFLGIALLLSSAFVFLPMLVGRLTGAHKPDPAKLSEYECGFPAFEEPRSQFDVRFYLVAILFIIFDLEAAFLYPWAVSLDQIGWTGWATMMVFIGELVLGLVYAWKKGALDWE; from the coding sequence TTGGTCGATCTCGCTCAATATCTGCCGATCCTGATCTTTTTGGGGATCGCCCTGCTGCTCTCCAGCGCCTTCGTCTTCCTGCCGATGCTGGTGGGCCGCCTGACGGGCGCGCACAAGCCCGATCCGGCCAAGCTGTCCGAATATGAATGCGGCTTTCCGGCGTTCGAGGAACCGCGCAGCCAGTTCGACGTGCGCTTCTACCTCGTCGCGATCCTGTTCATCATCTTCGATCTGGAAGCGGCGTTCCTCTATCCCTGGGCGGTCAGCCTCGACCAGATCGGCTGGACCGGATGGGCGACGATGATGGTGTTCATCGGCGAACTGGTGCTCGGCCTCGTCTATGCATGGAAGAAGGGAGCCCTCGATTGGGAGTAG
- a CDS encoding inositol monophosphatase family protein — MVSHSGLLTVMERAARKAGSKLRRDFGEVEHLQVSRKGPADFVSKADQQAEKTLVEELQKARPDWGFLLEEGGEIPGDPAKPRWIIDPLDGTSNFLHGIPHFAIAIAVEEPLFGGAKREVTSGLIYQPVTDESYWAEKNRGAWRHDQRLRVSARRDMGECLIATGIPFMGHGDFAQWTRIFGAVAPSVAGIRRFGAASLDLAHVAAGRYDGFWESGLQPWDVAAGILMVREAGGFVTDFRGGDQPIERREIIAGNDAVHSKLHKLVAGALR, encoded by the coding sequence ATGGTATCGCACTCCGGCCTTCTCACCGTCATGGAACGCGCCGCCCGCAAGGCCGGCTCCAAGCTGCGCCGCGATTTCGGCGAGGTGGAACATCTCCAGGTGTCCCGCAAGGGACCGGCGGACTTCGTGTCGAAGGCCGACCAGCAGGCGGAAAAGACCCTGGTCGAGGAATTGCAGAAAGCACGGCCCGACTGGGGTTTCCTGCTGGAAGAGGGGGGCGAGATCCCCGGCGATCCGGCCAAGCCGCGCTGGATCATCGATCCGCTGGACGGAACCAGCAACTTCCTCCACGGCATTCCTCACTTCGCCATCGCCATCGCGGTGGAGGAACCCCTGTTCGGCGGCGCGAAGCGGGAAGTGACGAGCGGCCTCATCTATCAGCCGGTCACCGACGAAAGCTATTGGGCCGAAAAGAACCGGGGCGCATGGCGCCATGACCAGCGCCTGCGGGTGTCGGCGCGCCGCGACATGGGGGAGTGCCTGATCGCAACGGGCATCCCTTTCATGGGACATGGCGATTTCGCCCAGTGGACGCGCATCTTCGGCGCGGTGGCTCCGTCGGTCGCGGGCATCCGCCGGTTCGGCGCAGCCTCGCTGGACCTCGCCCATGTCGCCGCCGGGCGCTATGACGGCTTCTGGGAAAGCGGCCTCCAGCCATGGGACGTGGCCGCCGGTATCCTGATGGTGCGCGAGGCGGGCGGCTTCGTCACCGATTTCCGCGGCGGGGACCAGCCCATCGAGCGGCGCGAGATCATCGCGGGGAACGATGCGGTCCATAGCAAGTTGCATAAGCTGGTGGCCGGAGCGTTGCGCTGA
- the efp gene encoding elongation factor P has product MKISGVEIRPGNNIEYDGSLWRAVKIQHTQPGKGGAYMQVELKNLIDGRKNNVRFRSAETVERIRLDTKDFQYLYAEGDMLVFMDTETYEQINLPQDLVGDASAFLQDGMMVMLEMYEERPISVQLPETVEATVVEADAVVKGQTASASYKPAILDNGVRVMVPPHIVTGTRIIVDVYEREYVKRAD; this is encoded by the coding sequence ATGAAGATCAGCGGCGTCGAGATTCGTCCCGGCAACAATATCGAATATGACGGAAGCCTGTGGCGCGCCGTCAAGATCCAGCACACCCAGCCCGGCAAGGGCGGCGCCTATATGCAGGTGGAACTCAAGAACCTGATCGACGGGCGCAAGAACAACGTGCGTTTCCGTTCCGCCGAAACGGTCGAGCGCATCCGGCTCGATACCAAGGATTTCCAGTATCTCTATGCCGAAGGCGACATGCTGGTCTTCATGGACACCGAAACCTATGAGCAGATCAACCTGCCGCAGGATCTGGTGGGCGATGCGTCGGCTTTCCTTCAGGACGGCATGATGGTCATGCTGGAAATGTATGAGGAGCGCCCGATTTCCGTGCAGCTTCCCGAAACGGTCGAGGCGACCGTGGTGGAAGCGGACGCCGTGGTGAAGGGCCAGACCGCTTCGGCCAGCTACAAGCCCGCGATCCTCGACAATGGCGTGCGCGTCATGGTGCCGCCGCACATCGTCACCGGCACGCGCATCATCGTCGATGTCTATGAACGCGAATATGTGAAGCGCGCGGACTGA
- a CDS encoding M23 family metallopeptidase has product MRVGARGWAGVALAVLPCALFLSFCVRIVPADAPAPPVAARQAAREEGGALLIPVEGVPSSALTDTFTQARASGARPHDAIDIMAARGRAVLAAADGHIEKLFWSEDGGRTVYERSPDGRRIYYYAHLDGYAPGLREGQAVRRGDRIATVGSTGNADPSAPHLHFAVHVMDRDEPWHGGRAINPYPLLAGER; this is encoded by the coding sequence ATGAGGGTCGGCGCGCGGGGCTGGGCGGGGGTTGCGCTTGCGGTCCTGCCCTGCGCGCTGTTCCTTTCCTTCTGCGTGCGGATCGTGCCTGCCGATGCGCCAGCGCCGCCCGTCGCCGCTCGCCAGGCGGCGCGGGAGGAGGGGGGCGCGTTGCTGATCCCGGTGGAAGGCGTGCCTTCCTCGGCGCTGACCGACACTTTCACGCAGGCCCGCGCGAGCGGCGCGCGTCCGCATGACGCCATCGACATCATGGCGGCGCGGGGCAGGGCGGTCCTTGCGGCCGCCGATGGGCATATCGAAAAGCTGTTCTGGAGCGAGGATGGCGGGCGCACCGTCTACGAACGATCGCCGGACGGACGGCGCATCTATTATTACGCGCATCTGGACGGCTATGCGCCCGGCCTGCGCGAAGGGCAGGCGGTGCGGCGCGGCGATCGCATCGCCACCGTGGGCAGCACCGGCAATGCCGATCCGTCCGCTCCGCACCTGCATTTCGCGGTGCATGTCATGGACCGGGACGAGCCATGGCATGGCGGACGGGCGATCAATCCCTATCCCCTGCTCGCCGGAGAGCGATGA
- a CDS encoding L,D-transpeptidase family protein, whose protein sequence is MRPFLLSSLIALCATACNSQTGAPAPQGGEEQQRPAAQADPYTFAIQPEPAGQPQRADSILQAQVALDRAGFSPGVLDGKEGMSFTDALRGFQKAKGLPETGQYDEATAKALLGTDPQPATWLVRIPDGFAKGPFFAIPKDLNEQAKLPTLGYRNLLEKLAERFHTRPEALLALNPPNTKVGPGAVIRVPAIANQPVARIEGDERGWGETLASLAVAADQPQADHIVVDKSEGLLKVYDGEDRLIAQFPATMGSGHDPLPIGDWTIKGISRNPDFHYNPALFWDADKSDGKALLKPGPNGPVGVVWIDLSKPHYGIHGTPEPQNIGRTESHGCIRLTNWDAARLAQMVKAGVKAHFQS, encoded by the coding sequence GTGCGTCCTTTCCTTCTTTCCTCGCTTATCGCCCTGTGCGCGACCGCCTGTAACAGCCAGACCGGCGCGCCAGCCCCACAAGGAGGAGAGGAGCAGCAGCGGCCCGCAGCCCAGGCCGATCCCTATACCTTCGCGATCCAGCCCGAACCGGCGGGCCAGCCGCAGCGGGCGGATTCGATCCTTCAGGCGCAGGTGGCGCTCGACCGGGCGGGCTTTTCGCCCGGCGTGCTGGACGGGAAGGAGGGCATGTCCTTCACCGACGCGCTGCGCGGTTTCCAGAAGGCGAAGGGATTGCCGGAAACCGGCCAATATGACGAGGCCACCGCCAAGGCGCTGCTGGGGACCGATCCCCAGCCCGCCACATGGCTCGTCCGCATTCCCGACGGTTTCGCGAAGGGGCCGTTCTTCGCCATTCCCAAGGATTTGAACGAACAGGCCAAGCTGCCCACGCTGGGTTATCGCAACCTGCTGGAAAAGCTGGCCGAACGCTTCCACACGCGGCCCGAAGCCCTGCTGGCGCTGAACCCGCCGAACACGAAGGTCGGCCCCGGCGCGGTGATCCGCGTGCCCGCCATCGCCAACCAGCCGGTCGCCCGGATCGAAGGGGACGAGCGCGGCTGGGGCGAAACGCTCGCCAGCCTTGCCGTCGCCGCCGACCAGCCGCAGGCCGACCATATCGTCGTCGACAAATCCGAAGGCCTGCTGAAGGTCTATGATGGCGAGGACAGGCTGATCGCCCAATTCCCGGCGACCATGGGGTCGGGGCATGATCCGCTGCCCATCGGCGACTGGACGATCAAGGGCATCAGCCGCAATCCCGATTTCCACTATAATCCGGCTTTGTTCTGGGACGCGGACAAGTCGGATGGCAAGGCGCTGCTGAAGCCCGGTCCCAACGGCCCGGTCGGCGTCGTGTGGATCGACCTGTCCAAGCCGCATTACGGCATCCACGGCACGCCCGAGCCGCAGAATATCGGACGAACGGAGAGCCATGGCTGCATCCGCCTCACCAACTGGGATGCGGCACGCCTGGCGCAGATGGTGAAGGCGGGCGTGAAGGCGCATTTCCAGTCATGA